In one Brevibacillus composti genomic region, the following are encoded:
- a CDS encoding nicotinate-nucleotide adenylyltransferase → MEKRKKQIGIMGGTFDPIHTGHLLAAEQAREQAGLDEIWFMPTHIPPHKDRVGLTEARHRLRMVELAVADHPAFRACDLELRREGPSYTVDTVELLLQNHPDCQFSFIIGGDMVSILPKWHRIDELVRMIRFIGLTRPGTKLDKSAYETYVRFVEMPAWDLSSTLVRKKAAQGKSIRYLVHPSVERYIKEWGLYELARESGGTSGACPGADA, encoded by the coding sequence ATGGAAAAGCGAAAGAAACAGATCGGCATTATGGGAGGGACGTTTGATCCCATACACACCGGTCATCTTCTCGCCGCGGAACAAGCGAGGGAGCAGGCAGGACTGGATGAAATCTGGTTCATGCCCACCCATATCCCGCCGCACAAGGACCGGGTAGGACTGACGGAAGCCCGCCACCGGCTGCGGATGGTGGAGCTGGCCGTTGCCGATCACCCGGCTTTTCGGGCGTGCGATCTGGAACTGAGACGAGAAGGGCCTTCTTATACGGTCGATACTGTAGAGCTCCTCTTGCAGAACCATCCGGATTGTCAGTTTTCCTTTATTATCGGCGGGGATATGGTGAGCATCCTTCCCAAGTGGCATCGGATCGATGAGCTGGTCCGCATGATCCGCTTTATCGGTCTGACGCGTCCCGGCACGAAGCTGGACAAGAGCGCGTATGAGACGTATGTCCGCTTCGTGGAGATGCCCGCCTGGGATCTGTCGTCCACTCTCGTGCGGAAAAAGGCCGCACAGGGAAAAAGCATCCGCTACCTGGTGCATCCGTCAGTTGAGCGCTATATTAAGGAGTGGGGACTGTATGAACTGGCTAGAGAATCGGGAGGCACTTCTGGAGCGTGTCCGGGCGCAGATGCATGA
- the yhbY gene encoding ribosome assembly RNA-binding protein YhbY, protein MLTGKQKRFLRAEAHHLSPIFQVGKGGVNENMITQIKEALEVRELIKVSILQNNLDDKEEVAEALAAGAEAELVQLIGHTVVLYKESRENKRIVLPK, encoded by the coding sequence ATGCTGACAGGCAAGCAAAAACGTTTTTTACGCGCGGAGGCCCATCATCTGTCCCCCATTTTTCAGGTAGGCAAGGGCGGCGTCAACGAAAACATGATCACGCAAATTAAAGAGGCGCTGGAAGTTCGCGAATTGATCAAGGTATCGATTTTGCAAAACAATCTGGACGACAAAGAGGAAGTGGCGGAAGCTCTGGCGGCGGGAGCGGAAGCGGAGCTGGTGCAGCTGATCGGCCATACGGTCGTGCTGTACAAGGAGTCCAGGGAGAACAAGCGAATCGTCCTGCCGAAGTAA